The following are from one region of the Populus trichocarpa isolate Nisqually-1 chromosome 8, P.trichocarpa_v4.1, whole genome shotgun sequence genome:
- the LOC18101498 gene encoding uncharacterized protein LOC18101498 isoform X5 has product MLVLIFGTCDEFLAGESLIEYVPYTYVRTCLHLQTRTCVNCKKKDVSSRPFNGELMALYSFGFDKKDNGFVSNQLVVDKFDNDVSFQRDSKAELQDELVSKIDSEDLIKGSLGHKNHTDDKKRHGESRYPSKGSKRKNNRDIDPTEGDDSKLKDWKKSPSSESSEDKHKRARSPSHDKYHDEIHARSRSMSRDIVRERSRSRSVIEDEALLRRKRHHDRIENDSYDERMSRYSRNLRHNIGDSVRNVDREWSVSYIKSFDGEEWHHNKDAPDGERSRERERERRREKEQERSREREVDRDRRREMENERSKESDWRREKEQDRELDGERRREKGQERSRDRVEEIDRKKRMETDMTKHKNMQRASNRDRDKERERENGRDRYRERDRARDHDSGKERDRERRNDRDRDREKSRVIKSNSEKFYNSNSNLLGQGRDNLNRDEDDQDDFEERIALKLAEQEEDNLDRIKEESRKRRDAILEKYRNQQLQQLKESGSEDADKNKEPIEGSGQSAAADNVAPETLDGRTDGADVYVIETSFSVGKSPLQNGIQASKRTSGTTGLGEGSPKSERSDEKLCDDIFGETPVGVCKSGKGDEKYCDDIFGETPVGVRKTGKGEGLPIVRSGLHDNWDDPVGYYSHRFGEVLDGRYEIVAAHGKGVFSTVVRARDLNAGIDEPEEVAIKIIRNNETMRKAGDTEVSILKKLAGQDPENKRHCVRFLSSFKYRNHLCLVFESLHMNLREVLKKFGRDIGLKLTAVRAYAKQLFIALKHLRNCGVLHSDIKPDNMLVNEAKNVLKLCDFGNAMFSGKNEITPYLVSRFYRAPEIILGLPYDHPMDMWSVGCCLYELYSGKVLFPGSTNNDMLRLHMELKGPFPKKMLKKGAFVDQHFDNDLNFHATEEDPVTKKIMKKIIVNIKAKDVGSIISGSPGEDPKMLANFKDLLEKIFVLDPEKRMTVYQALAHPFITVFRMAEVKTGDMWSAVLFTGGSFSGMYWFYCKTTCQRRFFSSCNHF; this is encoded by the exons AtgcttgttttgatttttggaaCATGTGATGAATTTTTGGCTGGTGAGAGTCTTATCGAGTATGTTCCATACACCTATGTAAGAACCTGCTTGCACCTACAAACACGAACATGTGTGAATTGCAAAAAGAAAGACGTTTCCTCTAGGCCTTTCAATGGAGAACTGATGGCTTTATATTCATTC GGATTTGACAAGAAAGACAATGGTTTCGTGAGTAATCAACTAGTTGTTGATAAGTTTGACAATGATGTCAGCTTTCAAAGAGATTCTAAGGCTGAGCTTCAAGATGAGTTAGTTTCTAAAATTGACTCAGAGGATCTTATCAAAGGTAGTTTGGGTCACAAAAACCATACAGATGACAAGAAGAGGCATGGGGAATCTAGATACCCTTCAAAAGGAAGTAAGCGAAAGAATAACCGGGATATTGACCCAACTGAGGGTGATGATAGCAAATTAAAGGATTGGAAGAAGTCACCATCATCTGAAAGCAGCGAGGACAAGCATAAGAGGGCACGTTCACCATCACATGATAAGTATCATGATGAGATTCATGCTAGAAGTAGATCAATGTCACGAGATATAGTTAGGGAGAGATCTCGTTCCCGTAGTGTAATTGAAGATGAGGCTCTTTTGAGAAGAAAAAGACACCATGACAGGATTGAGAATGACTCTTATGATGAAAGAATGTCTAGATACAGCAGGAATTTGCGGCACAACATTGGAGATTCAGTGAGAAATGTGGATAGGGAATGGAGTGTTAGTTACATCAAGTCTTTTGATGGAGAAGAATGGCATCACAATAAGGATGCACCGGACGGAGAGAGGAgcagggagagggagagggaacgGAGAAGAGAGAAGGAACAAGAGAGAAGCAGGGAGAGAGAGGTTGACAGGGATAGGAGAAGGGAGATGGAAAATGAGAGGAGCAAGGAAAGCGATTGGAGAAGGGAGAAGGAACAAGATAGGGAGCTAGATGGGGAAAGGAGGAGGGAGAAAGGACAGGAGAGGAGTAGGGACAGGGTGGAGGAGATAGATAGAAAAAAACGGATGGAAACAGATATgaccaaacacaaaaatatgcaaAGGGCTAGCAACAGAGATAGAgataaggagagagaaagggagaatgGTAGAGATAGGTACAGAGAAAGGGATAGAGCTAGGGACCATGACAGTGGAAAAGAACGGGACAGGGAGAGGCGAAATGACAGGGATAGGGATAGGGAGAAATCTAGGGTTATTAAGAGCAATTCagagaaattttataattcCAACAGTAATTTGTTAGGACAGGGAAGAGACAATCTAAACAG AGATGAAGATGACCAAGATGATTTTGAAGAAAGGATTGCACTGAAATTAGCTGAACAGGAAGAGGATAATCTTGATAGAATAAAGGAGGAGAGTAGAAAGCGAAGGGATGccattcttgaaaaatatagaaatcaGCAGTTGCAGCAGCTGAAAGAGTCTGGATCAGAAGATGCAGACAAAA ACAAGGAGCCTATAGAAGGTTCTGGCCAATCAGCAGCAGCTGACAATGTTGCTCCAGAAACTCTTGATGGTAGGACTGATGGTGCTGATGTTTATGTTATCGAGACATCATTTTCTGTGGGGAAATCACCTTTACAAAATGGAATACAAGCTTCCAAGAGGACTTCAGGAACTACAGGGCTTGGAGAGGGTTCGCCAAAG AGTGAGAGATCAGATGAAAAATTATGTGATGATATTTTTGGAGAGACTCCTGTTGGAGTTTGTAAATCG GGTAAAGGAGATGAAAAATATTGTGATGATATTTTTGGAGAGACTCCTGTTGGAGTTCGTAAAACG GGTAAAGGAGAGGGTTTGCCAATCGTGAGGAGTGGTCTTCATGACAATTGGGATGATCCTGTAGGATATTATA GCCACCGATTTGGAGAAGTACTTGATGGTCGATATGAGATTGTTGCTGCTCATGGAAAAGGTGTCTTTTCTACAGTAGTTCGCGCAAGGGATCTGAACGCTGGCATTGATGAACCTGAAGAAGTGGCTATAAAAATTATACGCAACAATGAAACAAT GCGTAAGGCTGGTGATACAGAGGtttcaatattgaagaaattagcAGGTCAAGATCCAGAGAACAAGCGTCACTGTGTTcgttttctttcaagtttcaagtATAGAAACCAtctttgtttagtttttgaatCTCTTCATATGAACCTGCGTGAGGTCCTAAAAAAGTTTGGTCGAGATATTGGCCTTAAACTAACTGCTGTTAGGGCATATGCGAAGCAGCTTTTTATTGCTCTGAAGCATCTAAGGAACTGTGGTGTTCTTCACAGTGATATAAAGCCTGATAATATGCTT GTAAATGAGGCAAAAAATGTGCTGAAGCTTTGTGATTTCGGTAATGCGATGTTTTCTGGTAAAAATGAAATTACACCGTACCTTGTAAGCCGATTTTATCGTGCTCCTGAAATAA TTCTTGGTTTGCCGTATGATCATCCGATGGATATGTGGTCTGTTGGTTGCTGCTTGTATGAACTTTATTCTGGAAAAGTTCTTTTTCCAGGTTCTACAAACAATGACATGCTACGACTTCACATGGAATTGAAGGGCCCTTTCCCAAAGAAGATGCTTAAGAAG GGTGCATTTGTTGACCAGCATTTTGATAatgatttgaattttcatgCTACAGAGGAAGATCCTGTTACTAAAAAG ATTATGAAAAAGATTATTGTGAACATAAAGGCAAAGGATGTTGGGTCTATTATTTCTGGCTCTCCTGGTGAGGATCCAAAGATGCTAGCAAACTTTAAAGATCTTCTAGAAAAAATCTTTGTGTTGGATCCTGAGAAGAGGATGACAGTTTATCAAGCACTAGCTCACCCATTCATCACGG TTTTTCGCATGGCTGAAGTCAAAACTGGTGATATGTGGTCAGCAGTACTCTTTACAGGCGGTTCATTCAGTGGAATGTACTGGTTCTATTGTAAGACAACTTGCCAAAGGcgttttttctcctcttgtaatcatttttaa
- the LOC18101498 gene encoding uncharacterized protein LOC18101498 isoform X2 translates to MASDSDASRRKHRGSSSDDEVEKSSKRQKHRHHHHRHHRHRSKKHGGDTKQGGEEIAPPTLPPPVPVAHSNRADNDDVEEGEILEEEGFGGVDIKANELREEITDSQNLGFDKKDNGFVSNQLVVDKFDNDVSFQRDSKAELQDELVSKIDSEDLIKGSLGHKNHTDDKKRHGESRYPSKGSKRKNNRDIDPTEGDDSKLKDWKKSPSSESSEDKHKRARSPSHDKYHDEIHARSRSMSRDIVRERSRSRSVIEDEALLRRKRHHDRIENDSYDERMSRYSRNLRHNIGDSVRNVDREWSVSYIKSFDGEEWHHNKDAPDGERSRERERERRREKEQERSREREVDRDRRREMENERSKESDWRREKEQDRELDGERRREKGQERSRDRVEEIDRKKRMETDMTKHKNMQRASNRDRDKERERENGRDRYRERDRARDHDSGKERDRERRNDRDRDREKSRVIKSNSEKFYNSNSNLLGQGRDNLNRDEDDQDDFEERIALKLAEQEEDNLDRIKEESRKRRDAILEKYRNQQLQQLKESGSEDADKNKEPIEGSGQSAAADNVAPETLDGRTDGADVYVIETSFSVGKSPLQNGIQASKRTSGTTGLGEGSPKSERSDEKLCDDIFGETPVGVCKSGKGDEKYCDDIFGETPVGVRKTGKGEGLPIVRSGLHDNWDDPVGYYSHRFGEVLDGRYEIVAAHGKGVFSTVVRARDLNAGIDEPEEVAIKIIRNNETMRKAGDTEVSILKKLAGQDPENKRHCVRFLSSFKYRNHLCLVFESLHMNLREVLKKFGRDIGLKLTAVRAYAKQLFIALKHLRNCGVLHSDIKPDNMLVNEAKNVLKLCDFGNAMFSGKNEITPYLVSRFYRAPEIILGLPYDHPMDMWSVGCCLYELYSGKVLFPGSTNNDMLRLHMELKGPFPKKMLKKGAFVDQHFDNDLNFHATEEDPVTKKIMKKIIVNIKAKDVGSIISGSPGEDPKMLANFKDLLEKIFVLDPEKRMTVYQALAHPFITVFRMAEVKTGDMWSAVLFTGGSFSGMYWFYCKTTCQRRFFSSCNHF, encoded by the exons ATGGCGAGCGACTCCGATGCCTCACGTCGCAAGCACCGAGGATCTTCCTCCGATGACGAGGTGGAGAAGTCCTCGAAGCGCCAGAAACATCGTCACCATCATCACCGACATCACCGCCATCGTAGCAAGAAGCACGGAGGGGATACCAAGCAAGGCGGTGAAGAAATCGCTCCTCCTACTCTTCCTCCTCCGGTTCCTGTTGCGCATAGTAATAGAGCTGATAACGATGACGTGGAGGAAGGGGAAATTCTTGAGGAGGAAGGTTTTGGTGGTGTCGATATCAAGGCCAATGAATTACGTGAGGAAATAACTGATTCTCAAAATCTG GGATTTGACAAGAAAGACAATGGTTTCGTGAGTAATCAACTAGTTGTTGATAAGTTTGACAATGATGTCAGCTTTCAAAGAGATTCTAAGGCTGAGCTTCAAGATGAGTTAGTTTCTAAAATTGACTCAGAGGATCTTATCAAAGGTAGTTTGGGTCACAAAAACCATACAGATGACAAGAAGAGGCATGGGGAATCTAGATACCCTTCAAAAGGAAGTAAGCGAAAGAATAACCGGGATATTGACCCAACTGAGGGTGATGATAGCAAATTAAAGGATTGGAAGAAGTCACCATCATCTGAAAGCAGCGAGGACAAGCATAAGAGGGCACGTTCACCATCACATGATAAGTATCATGATGAGATTCATGCTAGAAGTAGATCAATGTCACGAGATATAGTTAGGGAGAGATCTCGTTCCCGTAGTGTAATTGAAGATGAGGCTCTTTTGAGAAGAAAAAGACACCATGACAGGATTGAGAATGACTCTTATGATGAAAGAATGTCTAGATACAGCAGGAATTTGCGGCACAACATTGGAGATTCAGTGAGAAATGTGGATAGGGAATGGAGTGTTAGTTACATCAAGTCTTTTGATGGAGAAGAATGGCATCACAATAAGGATGCACCGGACGGAGAGAGGAgcagggagagggagagggaacgGAGAAGAGAGAAGGAACAAGAGAGAAGCAGGGAGAGAGAGGTTGACAGGGATAGGAGAAGGGAGATGGAAAATGAGAGGAGCAAGGAAAGCGATTGGAGAAGGGAGAAGGAACAAGATAGGGAGCTAGATGGGGAAAGGAGGAGGGAGAAAGGACAGGAGAGGAGTAGGGACAGGGTGGAGGAGATAGATAGAAAAAAACGGATGGAAACAGATATgaccaaacacaaaaatatgcaaAGGGCTAGCAACAGAGATAGAgataaggagagagaaagggagaatgGTAGAGATAGGTACAGAGAAAGGGATAGAGCTAGGGACCATGACAGTGGAAAAGAACGGGACAGGGAGAGGCGAAATGACAGGGATAGGGATAGGGAGAAATCTAGGGTTATTAAGAGCAATTCagagaaattttataattcCAACAGTAATTTGTTAGGACAGGGAAGAGACAATCTAAACAG AGATGAAGATGACCAAGATGATTTTGAAGAAAGGATTGCACTGAAATTAGCTGAACAGGAAGAGGATAATCTTGATAGAATAAAGGAGGAGAGTAGAAAGCGAAGGGATGccattcttgaaaaatatagaaatcaGCAGTTGCAGCAGCTGAAAGAGTCTGGATCAGAAGATGCAGACAAAA ACAAGGAGCCTATAGAAGGTTCTGGCCAATCAGCAGCAGCTGACAATGTTGCTCCAGAAACTCTTGATGGTAGGACTGATGGTGCTGATGTTTATGTTATCGAGACATCATTTTCTGTGGGGAAATCACCTTTACAAAATGGAATACAAGCTTCCAAGAGGACTTCAGGAACTACAGGGCTTGGAGAGGGTTCGCCAAAG AGTGAGAGATCAGATGAAAAATTATGTGATGATATTTTTGGAGAGACTCCTGTTGGAGTTTGTAAATCG GGTAAAGGAGATGAAAAATATTGTGATGATATTTTTGGAGAGACTCCTGTTGGAGTTCGTAAAACG GGTAAAGGAGAGGGTTTGCCAATCGTGAGGAGTGGTCTTCATGACAATTGGGATGATCCTGTAGGATATTATA GCCACCGATTTGGAGAAGTACTTGATGGTCGATATGAGATTGTTGCTGCTCATGGAAAAGGTGTCTTTTCTACAGTAGTTCGCGCAAGGGATCTGAACGCTGGCATTGATGAACCTGAAGAAGTGGCTATAAAAATTATACGCAACAATGAAACAAT GCGTAAGGCTGGTGATACAGAGGtttcaatattgaagaaattagcAGGTCAAGATCCAGAGAACAAGCGTCACTGTGTTcgttttctttcaagtttcaagtATAGAAACCAtctttgtttagtttttgaatCTCTTCATATGAACCTGCGTGAGGTCCTAAAAAAGTTTGGTCGAGATATTGGCCTTAAACTAACTGCTGTTAGGGCATATGCGAAGCAGCTTTTTATTGCTCTGAAGCATCTAAGGAACTGTGGTGTTCTTCACAGTGATATAAAGCCTGATAATATGCTT GTAAATGAGGCAAAAAATGTGCTGAAGCTTTGTGATTTCGGTAATGCGATGTTTTCTGGTAAAAATGAAATTACACCGTACCTTGTAAGCCGATTTTATCGTGCTCCTGAAATAA TTCTTGGTTTGCCGTATGATCATCCGATGGATATGTGGTCTGTTGGTTGCTGCTTGTATGAACTTTATTCTGGAAAAGTTCTTTTTCCAGGTTCTACAAACAATGACATGCTACGACTTCACATGGAATTGAAGGGCCCTTTCCCAAAGAAGATGCTTAAGAAG GGTGCATTTGTTGACCAGCATTTTGATAatgatttgaattttcatgCTACAGAGGAAGATCCTGTTACTAAAAAG ATTATGAAAAAGATTATTGTGAACATAAAGGCAAAGGATGTTGGGTCTATTATTTCTGGCTCTCCTGGTGAGGATCCAAAGATGCTAGCAAACTTTAAAGATCTTCTAGAAAAAATCTTTGTGTTGGATCCTGAGAAGAGGATGACAGTTTATCAAGCACTAGCTCACCCATTCATCACGG TTTTTCGCATGGCTGAAGTCAAAACTGGTGATATGTGGTCAGCAGTACTCTTTACAGGCGGTTCATTCAGTGGAATGTACTGGTTCTATTGTAAGACAACTTGCCAAAGGcgttttttctcctcttgtaatcatttttaa
- the LOC18101498 gene encoding uncharacterized protein LOC18101498 isoform X1 — MASDSDASRRKHRGSSSDDEVEKSSKRQKHRHHHHRHHRHRSKKHGGDTKQGGEEIAPPTLPPPVPVAHSNRADNDDVEEGEILEEEGFGGVDIKANELREEITDSQNLQGFDKKDNGFVSNQLVVDKFDNDVSFQRDSKAELQDELVSKIDSEDLIKGSLGHKNHTDDKKRHGESRYPSKGSKRKNNRDIDPTEGDDSKLKDWKKSPSSESSEDKHKRARSPSHDKYHDEIHARSRSMSRDIVRERSRSRSVIEDEALLRRKRHHDRIENDSYDERMSRYSRNLRHNIGDSVRNVDREWSVSYIKSFDGEEWHHNKDAPDGERSRERERERRREKEQERSREREVDRDRRREMENERSKESDWRREKEQDRELDGERRREKGQERSRDRVEEIDRKKRMETDMTKHKNMQRASNRDRDKERERENGRDRYRERDRARDHDSGKERDRERRNDRDRDREKSRVIKSNSEKFYNSNSNLLGQGRDNLNRDEDDQDDFEERIALKLAEQEEDNLDRIKEESRKRRDAILEKYRNQQLQQLKESGSEDADKNKEPIEGSGQSAAADNVAPETLDGRTDGADVYVIETSFSVGKSPLQNGIQASKRTSGTTGLGEGSPKSERSDEKLCDDIFGETPVGVCKSGKGDEKYCDDIFGETPVGVRKTGKGEGLPIVRSGLHDNWDDPVGYYSHRFGEVLDGRYEIVAAHGKGVFSTVVRARDLNAGIDEPEEVAIKIIRNNETMRKAGDTEVSILKKLAGQDPENKRHCVRFLSSFKYRNHLCLVFESLHMNLREVLKKFGRDIGLKLTAVRAYAKQLFIALKHLRNCGVLHSDIKPDNMLVNEAKNVLKLCDFGNAMFSGKNEITPYLVSRFYRAPEIILGLPYDHPMDMWSVGCCLYELYSGKVLFPGSTNNDMLRLHMELKGPFPKKMLKKGAFVDQHFDNDLNFHATEEDPVTKKIMKKIIVNIKAKDVGSIISGSPGEDPKMLANFKDLLEKIFVLDPEKRMTVYQALAHPFITVFRMAEVKTGDMWSAVLFTGGSFSGMYWFYCKTTCQRRFFSSCNHF; from the exons ATGGCGAGCGACTCCGATGCCTCACGTCGCAAGCACCGAGGATCTTCCTCCGATGACGAGGTGGAGAAGTCCTCGAAGCGCCAGAAACATCGTCACCATCATCACCGACATCACCGCCATCGTAGCAAGAAGCACGGAGGGGATACCAAGCAAGGCGGTGAAGAAATCGCTCCTCCTACTCTTCCTCCTCCGGTTCCTGTTGCGCATAGTAATAGAGCTGATAACGATGACGTGGAGGAAGGGGAAATTCTTGAGGAGGAAGGTTTTGGTGGTGTCGATATCAAGGCCAATGAATTACGTGAGGAAATAACTGATTCTCAAAATCTG cAGGGATTTGACAAGAAAGACAATGGTTTCGTGAGTAATCAACTAGTTGTTGATAAGTTTGACAATGATGTCAGCTTTCAAAGAGATTCTAAGGCTGAGCTTCAAGATGAGTTAGTTTCTAAAATTGACTCAGAGGATCTTATCAAAGGTAGTTTGGGTCACAAAAACCATACAGATGACAAGAAGAGGCATGGGGAATCTAGATACCCTTCAAAAGGAAGTAAGCGAAAGAATAACCGGGATATTGACCCAACTGAGGGTGATGATAGCAAATTAAAGGATTGGAAGAAGTCACCATCATCTGAAAGCAGCGAGGACAAGCATAAGAGGGCACGTTCACCATCACATGATAAGTATCATGATGAGATTCATGCTAGAAGTAGATCAATGTCACGAGATATAGTTAGGGAGAGATCTCGTTCCCGTAGTGTAATTGAAGATGAGGCTCTTTTGAGAAGAAAAAGACACCATGACAGGATTGAGAATGACTCTTATGATGAAAGAATGTCTAGATACAGCAGGAATTTGCGGCACAACATTGGAGATTCAGTGAGAAATGTGGATAGGGAATGGAGTGTTAGTTACATCAAGTCTTTTGATGGAGAAGAATGGCATCACAATAAGGATGCACCGGACGGAGAGAGGAgcagggagagggagagggaacgGAGAAGAGAGAAGGAACAAGAGAGAAGCAGGGAGAGAGAGGTTGACAGGGATAGGAGAAGGGAGATGGAAAATGAGAGGAGCAAGGAAAGCGATTGGAGAAGGGAGAAGGAACAAGATAGGGAGCTAGATGGGGAAAGGAGGAGGGAGAAAGGACAGGAGAGGAGTAGGGACAGGGTGGAGGAGATAGATAGAAAAAAACGGATGGAAACAGATATgaccaaacacaaaaatatgcaaAGGGCTAGCAACAGAGATAGAgataaggagagagaaagggagaatgGTAGAGATAGGTACAGAGAAAGGGATAGAGCTAGGGACCATGACAGTGGAAAAGAACGGGACAGGGAGAGGCGAAATGACAGGGATAGGGATAGGGAGAAATCTAGGGTTATTAAGAGCAATTCagagaaattttataattcCAACAGTAATTTGTTAGGACAGGGAAGAGACAATCTAAACAG AGATGAAGATGACCAAGATGATTTTGAAGAAAGGATTGCACTGAAATTAGCTGAACAGGAAGAGGATAATCTTGATAGAATAAAGGAGGAGAGTAGAAAGCGAAGGGATGccattcttgaaaaatatagaaatcaGCAGTTGCAGCAGCTGAAAGAGTCTGGATCAGAAGATGCAGACAAAA ACAAGGAGCCTATAGAAGGTTCTGGCCAATCAGCAGCAGCTGACAATGTTGCTCCAGAAACTCTTGATGGTAGGACTGATGGTGCTGATGTTTATGTTATCGAGACATCATTTTCTGTGGGGAAATCACCTTTACAAAATGGAATACAAGCTTCCAAGAGGACTTCAGGAACTACAGGGCTTGGAGAGGGTTCGCCAAAG AGTGAGAGATCAGATGAAAAATTATGTGATGATATTTTTGGAGAGACTCCTGTTGGAGTTTGTAAATCG GGTAAAGGAGATGAAAAATATTGTGATGATATTTTTGGAGAGACTCCTGTTGGAGTTCGTAAAACG GGTAAAGGAGAGGGTTTGCCAATCGTGAGGAGTGGTCTTCATGACAATTGGGATGATCCTGTAGGATATTATA GCCACCGATTTGGAGAAGTACTTGATGGTCGATATGAGATTGTTGCTGCTCATGGAAAAGGTGTCTTTTCTACAGTAGTTCGCGCAAGGGATCTGAACGCTGGCATTGATGAACCTGAAGAAGTGGCTATAAAAATTATACGCAACAATGAAACAAT GCGTAAGGCTGGTGATACAGAGGtttcaatattgaagaaattagcAGGTCAAGATCCAGAGAACAAGCGTCACTGTGTTcgttttctttcaagtttcaagtATAGAAACCAtctttgtttagtttttgaatCTCTTCATATGAACCTGCGTGAGGTCCTAAAAAAGTTTGGTCGAGATATTGGCCTTAAACTAACTGCTGTTAGGGCATATGCGAAGCAGCTTTTTATTGCTCTGAAGCATCTAAGGAACTGTGGTGTTCTTCACAGTGATATAAAGCCTGATAATATGCTT GTAAATGAGGCAAAAAATGTGCTGAAGCTTTGTGATTTCGGTAATGCGATGTTTTCTGGTAAAAATGAAATTACACCGTACCTTGTAAGCCGATTTTATCGTGCTCCTGAAATAA TTCTTGGTTTGCCGTATGATCATCCGATGGATATGTGGTCTGTTGGTTGCTGCTTGTATGAACTTTATTCTGGAAAAGTTCTTTTTCCAGGTTCTACAAACAATGACATGCTACGACTTCACATGGAATTGAAGGGCCCTTTCCCAAAGAAGATGCTTAAGAAG GGTGCATTTGTTGACCAGCATTTTGATAatgatttgaattttcatgCTACAGAGGAAGATCCTGTTACTAAAAAG ATTATGAAAAAGATTATTGTGAACATAAAGGCAAAGGATGTTGGGTCTATTATTTCTGGCTCTCCTGGTGAGGATCCAAAGATGCTAGCAAACTTTAAAGATCTTCTAGAAAAAATCTTTGTGTTGGATCCTGAGAAGAGGATGACAGTTTATCAAGCACTAGCTCACCCATTCATCACGG TTTTTCGCATGGCTGAAGTCAAAACTGGTGATATGTGGTCAGCAGTACTCTTTACAGGCGGTTCATTCAGTGGAATGTACTGGTTCTATTGTAAGACAACTTGCCAAAGGcgttttttctcctcttgtaatcatttttaa